In one Lycium barbarum isolate Lr01 chromosome 7, ASM1917538v2, whole genome shotgun sequence genomic region, the following are encoded:
- the LOC132603025 gene encoding G-type lectin S-receptor-like serine/threonine-protein kinase CES101 has product MLVYEHMPNKSLDCYIYNQGRRLLLDWGKRVQIIEGIIQGLLYLQEYSRLTIIHRDLKANNILLDTHMKSKISDFGMARMFKEDEVEANTDRIVGTLGYIPPEYVEQGIYSMKSDVFSFGVLLLQIISGKKNTCLRGSDEQLNLLEYAFEMWKEGKGMEFMDESLDDTTSSCKLLNCMQIALLYVQKNPLERPTMLAVSNMFKNIANLAMVSPKRPAFSTREDEEGDNVKGESLEIEEVDTATITQLVAR; this is encoded by the exons atgttGGTGTATGAACATATGCCCAACAAGAGCTTGGACTGTTACATTTACA ATCAAGGCAGACGACTACTTCTAGACTGGGGAAAAAGAGTGCAGATAATTGAAGGCATAATTCAGGGGTTGCTATACCTCCAAGAATACTCAAGATTAACAATCATTCATAGGGATTTGAAAGCCAACAATATTCTATTGGACACTCACATGAAATCAAAGATATCTGACTTTGGAATGGCAAGAATGTTTAAGGAGGATGAAGTTGAAGCAAATACAGACAGAATAGTTGGAACACT GGGTTATATTCCACCTGAATATGTAGAGCAGGGCATCTATTCAATGAAATCTGATGTTTTCAGTTTTGGAGTACTTCTTCTTCAAATCATAAGTGGAAAGAAGAATACATGCCTACGTGGTTCAGATGAACAACTAAACCTTCTTGAATAT GCATTTGAGATGTGGAAAGAAGGTAAAGGAATGGAGTTTATGGATGAGTCACTTGATGATACAACATCATCTTGCAAACTATTGAATTGCATGCAAATTGCACTATTATATGTCCAAAAAAATCCATTGGAAAGGCCTACAATGTTGGCAGTTTCCAATATGTTCAAGAATATTGCAAATTTAGCTATGGTTTCTCCCAAGAGGCCTGCATTTTCTACAAGGGAAGATGAAGAAGGTGACAATGTGAAAGGGGAATCGCTGGAAATCGAAGAAGTTGACACTGCAACTATTACACAATTGGTTGCAAGATGA